A single region of the Epinephelus moara isolate mb chromosome 12, YSFRI_EMoa_1.0, whole genome shotgun sequence genome encodes:
- the LOC126398795 gene encoding E3 ubiquitin-protein ligase rnf146-like → MAGCGEVDCSVNAVASSKLIEEVGDTSALDPSSSSTSTPECAICLQTCVHPVRLPCFHVFCFLCVKGASWQSKRCALCRQEVPEDFLERPVLLSPEELKAVAAGVSRSGGIAGGDHAWYYEGRNGWWQYDERTSRELEEAFAKGRKSTEMLIAGFLYVADLENMVQYRRNEHGRRRKIKRDVVDIPKKGVAGLRLDPDPAPTPAVPAVTPVATERISSADGSDTDGPSQSSSFGIMASLPPVRPPTLLGRHLTSPLPPSPSTLEESFSQLLISQPEGEEVEGDDELHTYDYASGSSDSEEERECERGRAGSVPQRRHRQRPLRENQPARMPPRGGPSSSSLSLRSRSPDGQCTVTEV, encoded by the coding sequence ATGGCAGGCTGTGGAGAAGTGGATTGTTCAGTGAATGCTGTTGCCTCCTCCAAGCTCATAGAGGAAGTGGGAGACACATCTGCTCTAGACCCCTCCAgttcctccacctccaccccggAGTGTGCCATCTGCCTGCAGACCTGCGTCCACCCCGTACGCCTCCCGTGCTTCCATGtcttctgtttcctgtgtgtaaAAGGTGCCTCCTGGCAGAGCAAGCGCTGCGCTCtctgccgacaagaagtcccaGAGGACTTCCTGGAGCGGCCCGTCCTCCTCTCGCCTGAGGAACTGAAAGCAGTGGCTGCAGGGGTGAGCCGCAGTGGAGGGATCGCGGGTGGAGATCATGCGTGGTACTATGAGGGGCGCAACGGCTGGTGGCAGTATGATGAGAGGACCAGCCGTGAGCTGGAGGAGGCCTTCGCCAAGGGCAGGAAGAGCACGGAGATGCTGATTGCAGGGTTTCTTTACGTGGCCGACCTGGAGAACATGGTGCAGTATCGGCGGAATGAGCATGGGCGGAGACGCAAAATAAAGCGGGACGTAGTCGATATCCCCAAGAAGGGAGTTGCAGGACTGAGGTTAGACCCAGATCCTGCTCCCACTCCTGCTGTACCAGCTGTCACCCCAGTTGCAACAGAACGCATCAGCTCAGCTGATGGATCGGACACTGATGGCCCATCACAGTCTTCATCCTTTGGGATTATGGCGTCTCTCCCCCCTGTTCGACCTCCAACACTCCTGGGGCGCCATCTTACCAGTCCCCTTCCTCCCTCACCCTCAACATTGGAAGAGTCCTTCTCCCAGCTCCTAATCAGCCAGCCAGAAGGTGAAGAGGTGGAAGGAGACGATGAGCTACACACATATGACTACGCATCCGGCAGCAGTGACAGCGAGGAGGAAAgggagtgtgagagagggagagcaggatCAGTGCCACAGAGAAGACACAGGCAAAGGCCGCTGAGAGAGAACCAGCCAGCCAGGATGCCTCCGAGGGGCGGGCCCTCCAGCTCTTCACTCAGTCTCCGCTCACGCAGTCCTGATGGACAGTGCACTGTGACAGAAGTGTGA